The Trachemys scripta elegans isolate TJP31775 chromosome 21, CAS_Tse_1.0, whole genome shotgun sequence genome has a segment encoding these proteins:
- the SMIM35 gene encoding small integral membrane protein 35 isoform X2 — MAGTEPISILGLILGIGLALLLLGILGYTILKWYLRGPAWHRPNFVFNLYHIRSLKSVEVELAPPFTVSGSMSDMGSGYMRFHDRNM; from the exons GAACCGAGCCCATCAGCATCCTCGGGCTTATCCTGGGCATCGGCCTGGCCTTGCTGCTCCTGGGCATCCTTGGCTACACCATTCTGAAGTGGTACCTGAGAGGACCAGCCTGGCACC GCCCtaattttgttttcaacctgTATCACATCCG CAGCCTGAAGTCTGTGGAAGTGGAGCTGGCCCCACCGTTCACAGTCAGCGGCTCCATGAGCGACATGGGAAGTGGCTACATGCGGTTCCATGACAGGAACATGTGA
- the SMIM35 gene encoding small integral membrane protein 35 isoform X1, with protein MDPKPGTEPISILGLILGIGLALLLLGILGYTILKWYLRGPAWHRPNFVFNLYHIRSLKSVEVELAPPFTVSGSMSDMGSGYMRFHDRNM; from the exons ATGGATCCCAAGCCAG GAACCGAGCCCATCAGCATCCTCGGGCTTATCCTGGGCATCGGCCTGGCCTTGCTGCTCCTGGGCATCCTTGGCTACACCATTCTGAAGTGGTACCTGAGAGGACCAGCCTGGCACC GCCCtaattttgttttcaacctgTATCACATCCG CAGCCTGAAGTCTGTGGAAGTGGAGCTGGCCCCACCGTTCACAGTCAGCGGCTCCATGAGCGACATGGGAAGTGGCTACATGCGGTTCCATGACAGGAACATGTGA